The DNA segment CGAGTACTATCAACAGTTTTTCAACGTGGACACCATGATCGTGGTGGACCGGATTGCCACCTCGATGATTCCGAAACGGGCGCCCGTAAACTACCTGAAGCTGAACATTGCCACGAATCCGGATCTGTATGGACCGATCTGGATTGTGCTGACGTTGGTACGTTGGGTATTGCGTTGGGGCACGTTTGTCAACCCTCTGTACTTAATGGCTTATTTGTGCGGCAGATTTTCACCATCGCTATTTCGGGCAACATGGCAAGCTATCTGCAAAATACAGGAAATCATCAGTGGCGGTACAATTTCCATCTGGTGTCTTATTCGGCCACCGCCATCATCACGTACGCGCTGCTGGTTCCCGCCGCGCTGTGGGCCTTCTTGCAGTGGAGTGTGCGTGGGATCGAGCTAAACATtgaggaggatgaggaggagcAGGTAGCGATTGAGCCTACCACACCGAGTCTGCTATCGCTGGTCTGCGTTTATGGCTACTCGCTAGCAATCTACATTCCAGTGTCCGTACTCTGGACCATACAGGTCGGTAGGGGGGGAACGTTGGGAAGCTGAACTGATTGCgttgaatgaaacatttattttcctACCTTTTCCCCAGGTTTCACTGTTTCAGTGGCTGCTGGTCATCACCGGTGCATTTCTGTCCGGTTTTGCGCTGCTAACAATCCTGATGCCGGCGGTGAGAAAGTCAAGGTATTCGATTCTCATCGTGCTCGCGATCGAACTGGCACATTTTGCACTGGCAGCCGGCTTTATGCTCTACTTCTTCCACGCACCGGATGTAGAAACGCCTGCGGAGGTAACGCCATCGCTGCACAAAGTCACCTCCAGCGTGGTAGTCAATGCGACGATGCACAGCAAGAGTGCTTAATGTGTGGATTCACGTTGTGCTTAGGATAATATGCTGATTGTTGGAATGCTTACAAAAAATTAGATATTCAAgatgtaattaaataaattgctTATGCATAAGACGCTCCTACCGACGAATTTGAATCTTATCACTGACCTTGGGAGCTTAGagaatggaaagaaatgtattaatttgctcatctatttgacaaacaaacaatgttttaaataaagaagttaattcatttaaaataaactaCAAATGGTGAAAAACGGCCAACTAGATAATGTTTTGGTGGGCAATGaaggaatttaaaaataaaacaagccgCGGCTCTGGCCTGCTGTCATTGCGATTGCTTGTTTACTTTCAATtgtcagtgtgtgtggttttgcttttgctggaAATATCAACTCATTTCGTTGGCCAAGCGCAAATTATCAGCGATATCAgtgttttttgtatataaACTATTGCATTCTAGCTTATTAAAATGGTGGTTGCAATCGGATTCGAAGGTAGTGCCAACAAAATTGgtgtcggaatcgtccgggaTGGTGAAGTGTTGGCGAACGAGCGTGAAACGTACATCACACCGCCCGGTGAAGGTATTTACCTATTATTTTGCACTGTTCAAaaggaaatatttcacattaaCGTTCCCATTCCATTGCGTTGAAGGTTTTCTACCGAAAGAAACGGCACAGCATCACCGGTCCCGTGTGTTGGACATACTGAAGCGAGCGCTGGATGTGTCGGGCATAGCGCCCGACGAGATCGATGTCGTGTGCTACACGAAAGGCCCCGGTATGGCACCGCCCCTACTAGCGGTGGCCATCGTCGCTAGAACGATAGCGCAAATCTGGAACAAACCGATACTGGGGGTGAACCATTGCATCGGGCACATCGAGATGGGCCGGCTGATAACGAAAGCCGTTAATCCCACCGTACTGTACGTGAGCGGCGGCAACACGCAAATCATTTCGTACGCCTGCAAACGGTACCGCATTTTCGGCGAAACGATCGACATTGCGATCGGCAACTGTTTGGATCGGTTTGCACGCATCATCCACCTTTCGAATGACCCGAGCCCGGGATACAACATCGAGCAGATGGCGAAGAAGGGCAAAAACTATGTCCCGCTGCCGTACTCGGTCAAGGGTATGGACATGAGCTTCTCGGGCATACTGTCGTTCCTGGAGCAGAAGGCACGCCCGAAAAGAAAGCAGCAGAAAATGCAAACCAAGGCAACGGAGGAGGAAAAATGGACCGATGAGGATCTGTGCTTTTCGCTGCAGGAGACGCTGTTCGCGATGCTGGTGGAAACTACCGAACGGGCCATGGCGCATACCGGTTCGGCCGAGGTGCTCATAGTCGGTGGCGTTGGATGCAACGTGCGCCTGCAGGAGATGATGGGCATAATGTGTGAGGAGCGCGGTGCCAAGCTATTTGCGACCGACGAACGGTTCTGTATCGATAACGGTGTGATGATAGCACACGCCGGTTGGGAAATGTTCCGCAGCGGATCGCGTATGGCGTGGAACGATGCGACCATTACGCAGCGCTTCCGGACGGACGAGGTGGAAGTCACGTGGCGGGATGATTGATCAACGACGATGATTTCTTGTTCGAATAAACGGACAGCTTATGAGCTTGATTAGAGACTATATTTCAATGCACGTTACAGTTCACAGCCGGCGTACAGGCTTGGGCAGGCCGGTTTGCCGATGTTCATTGCAACCTCAACCGTTGGCTGTTCGCCTTCCTGCGCCACGCGGTACCTGCTTTCCCGGCCGGCCTTTAGCTTGATCGGAACTTTCGGCGCCGGTTTACCCGTCTCGCGCGCAATGAACTCTTGCAACAGTGGCGGTAGATCGATCTCGCGCGGGAATATCTTTTCCGCCCGGTCGACCAGCTTGCAGTACGATGCTTCCTCGTGTTTTGACAGCAGCCGGTAGTCCGCCTTGTAGGACACACTTTCGATCTGTACCAAGTTGGGGCTTTTTTGGCCTCGGAACGTTTTCTCCACCGTGACGCGCACCTTTCGGGCCGGTTCCTGTTAAGAATCAAGCAGAGGCGATTGGGTCATAACGAAACGCTGCGTGGATCGCCCTAAACAAGTCCTACCTCGTTAGGCAGTGCTTCGACTTTCACTATTTTCATGAAGCTCGGTTCCGGGTATCGTTCGAACATGCTCCTCACGACGATCCGTCCAACACCGAAGTTCTTCAGATTTCCCACGATTTCCCACAGCGTTTTGCCGCGGAAATCCGTTGTCCGGCCAATGTACTTTATCGTGGCCATCCTTTCACGGGAAGAGTTCCGTATGTTATGCAAACGGCGTGTTTACGTTTCTTTGACTTTACGTGTGTAGAAAGCAGGTAGGTAAAGGAGGTGCGCTCTCACCAATACATCGACATAACGCACTGACAGTTGCGAGCAAAGTTGAAACATAACCCCAAACTGCCCGCTGTATTGGGAAAGTTGGCCTTGGAAGTGCTGTGGAGAGTGTTGTGATGACTGTGGTGGATATTTAATTTGTGTGTAAAATTGTGTAAATCTAGCGTGACGTAATTCATTTAGGGTGTAGGAAAATTCCGAACATGCAATGATCATAAAGCAATGGTAAGTTATTGGTAAACATTTTCGATGGTTGTATTGAAATGTTTTCCGCTTATCCTAGAGAGAAATCGTCCAAAAGGAAACAAAGTATTGCAATAGATTTTGGACCTAGTGCTAGATCCTCCTGTGCTACAAAGGGGATTGTGGCCAGATCACTCGTCAACCTACTATGAATCGTCCCAGTCAAATCAAGCTGATGGCACCTTTACTGTGCAGATTTGATTATTTAGTCAGGAGTTTGAGCTTCACAAAACTGTTGTAAGTGTCACGCAAACGTAGTCCAAGAATCCAATCTATTTCGGGAGTATTTTAAGAGACGCAAACTTCCTACTCTCCTCACAAGGGTGCGCTTCTTATTTGGCTCAGGTTGATGGTTGGTTCGGTTACTAGATGTGGTGTTGAGGGAGCATCTCCTTGGCACTCTGAGTACTACATCGGAAACCGTTTCAAAACCACCGACTCTGATCTTTTGCAAGTCAACTTGGATGTAATTACACCGTCCATTTGTTACGGGTGTTTCGTCAGACTACTACTGGCAGTTGCTATTGGTGCTGGATTCTGACCTGACTGTTCTGAGACAGGTGAAGCTTGCATGAGTCATCTGTTCAAGTAATGCCCTGGTCCATGAATAACTCACAATACTAGTTGACCTGAAAAAAGTCCATACTTGTCATCAGTAATAGAAAACTCAATCACAGTCATTTACAAAAGACAGAATAAATagaataatttattcatttcatgCACGAGAATCTCGATTTTCGTTACGGCTAGGTATACACAATAAATCTCGCGAAAAACAAACTCGTTCCTCACACTCGAATGCCTGCACATAGCATCGTACACTGTAACTCCGGCTGGTCTGCGCATTTGCACCTTGCCCCAGCCGAAGAAGTAGACTGTTAATACATATTATATCGTTGCGCCATCCGTCTCGCTCATAGTACCCTAAGCTCTACAAAACTACGCTGCGTGGGTCAATAAATATAGTGTGGCATATCTGGGGTGGGCCGAGTCTCATACACGCCTAGAACCGACCACGAACCTGATTGATCCAGTCCAGGTAGTGGGCGACCTTAACGTACACGCCGGGCACATTCGCTTGGCCGCAGCCAATGCCCCACGACACGACACCAACCACCTGCCAGACGCCGTTCCGTTCGCAAACCAGcggaccaccaccatcgccctTGCACGCGTCCTTGCCCTCCTCGCCGCCGGCACAGATGAAGCCCTGGTTCAGGTTGTACGTGTAGCCGAGGCGCGTCTGGCGCAGCTGGTTCTGGCACTGGTAGTGATTCACAATCGGCACGTCCACCTCCTTCAGGATGTTCTGATACTTGCCATAGTCACCGAACGCGTCCTTACCCCAGCCGGTGGTCCAGCAACGTTGGCCGGAGAAATCGGTATGCTTGTCGGGCAGACAGGCGGGCGCGATGTGGGGCGCACTGGTAAGATCCACCGGACGGTCCATCTTCAGAATGGCCAAATCGTTGTCAAGCGTGCCGGCGTAATATTCCGGGTGTACCTGCACCGAGATGATATCGCGCTCAATGTACGGGTAGAATTCAACGTCGTGGTTTACGTCCCATTCGCCGAGGCGTACACGAAGATCAAATCCATTGTAGCTGTAATGAAAGAAGTATTGGCATTAAAATATAACACATTGGGTAGGCGTTTTATGTACTTACGTTTTCACACAGTGAGCCGCCGTTATGATGTACAGATTGTCGATCAAGGTACCACCGCACACGTACACCGATTCCTTGGGATCCTTCTTCAGAATCGCCACCTGCCATGGGTATTCGCCGAACTCGCTATCACCGTCCACGTACACCGGGTTCTTGATGCGTCCGTTAATGCCTTGCGCGTTTCGTACACCACACTTGCCCAGATTCTGGCTCGCTGGATTGCGATACACGGGCTTACGGCAGCAAACCTGACGACCGctgcactgctgctgttgctgaccAGGGCGAGGTCCGTAGTACGCTTGTCTCTGTGGAATTTGTGAAACAAAAAGAGTGGAAAAGTTCATCCATTTGCCCGGTAAGCTTCCCGCGACTTAATCCGCTATTGAAGTGTGAGGTGTAGTAGTGTTGTGTTCTATGTGACCTAATCCTGTTTGCACTGCGTAGAAGAAGCTTCTTCAGAGAAGTCAGCAAAACTGCACTCCGTCCTTGCATTTACATACCTTTTCGGTGGAGAAAGATTTTTCCTGTACGGAGGAGGGTTCAACCGCAACCGGTTCTTCAATTTGCTTTACCGTTTCTTGACCTTCTTCCAGCGACTCCGGCACACTGACGTCCGT comes from the Anopheles coluzzii chromosome 2, AcolN3, whole genome shotgun sequence genome and includes:
- the LOC120954039 gene encoding protein YIPF1; this translates as MDGTLEDLLSFKEFPLMNEASGSGSAQININSPQRSFHSPDDPSSSADQDGIPTGTTTTKPGGSIFSLEYYQQFFNVDTMIVVDRIATSMIPKRAPVNYLKLNIATNPDLYGPIWIVLTLIFTIAISGNMASYLQNTGNHQWRYNFHLVSYSATAIITYALLVPAALWAFLQWSVRGIELNIEEDEEEQVAIEPTTPSLLSLVCVYGYSLAIYIPVSVLWTIQVSLFQWLLVITGAFLSGFALLTILMPAVRKSRYSILIVLAIELAHFALAAGFMLYFFHAPDVETPAEVTPSLHKVTSSVVVNATMHSKSA
- the LOC120950466 gene encoding tRNA N6-adenosine threonylcarbamoyltransferase: MVVAIGFEGSANKIGVGIVRDGEVLANERETYITPPGEGFLPKETAQHHRSRVLDILKRALDVSGIAPDEIDVVCYTKGPGMAPPLLAVAIVARTIAQIWNKPILGVNHCIGHIEMGRLITKAVNPTVLYVSGGNTQIISYACKRYRIFGETIDIAIGNCLDRFARIIHLSNDPSPGYNIEQMAKKGKNYVPLPYSVKGMDMSFSGILSFLEQKARPKRKQQKMQTKATEEEKWTDEDLCFSLQETLFAMLVETTERAMAHTGSAEVLIVGGVGCNVRLQEMMGIMCEERGAKLFATDERFCIDNGVMIAHAGWEMFRSGSRMAWNDATITQRFRTDEVEVTWRDD
- the LOC120950467 gene encoding uncharacterized protein LOC120950467, whose amino-acid sequence is MATIKYIGRTTDFRGKTLWEIVGNLKNFGVGRIVVRSMFERYPEPSFMKIVKVEALPNEEPARKVRVTVEKTFRGQKSPNLVQIESVSYKADYRLLSKHEEASYCKLVDRAEKIFPREIDLPPLLQEFIARETGKPAPKVPIKLKAGRESRYRVAQEGEQPTVEVAMNIGKPACPSLYAGCEL